One genomic region from Diachasmimorpha longicaudata isolate KC_UGA_2023 chromosome 18, iyDiaLong2, whole genome shotgun sequence encodes:
- the LOC135171049 gene encoding uncharacterized protein LOC135171049 has translation MLHIRKSFDRRKVINMADPAYFNHPRTNNNTIIGAYRNDGSLSKNTRCLLTRLVIAQEKDRQFRDVFRQEGITYLRQFKMTSAKFTTWATQIAEVFIGESFFVYCTPFRMENGIKIDPTGFLYEHYHYTKKKLRKNHLLQQVAPQRNAPVAAPEVPG, from the exons ATGCTGCACATTAGAAAATCATTCGACCGTCGG AAGGTTATCAATATG GCTGATCCTGCATACTTCAATCACCCACGTACTAACAACAAT ACTATCATAGGTGCATACAGGAACGATGGAAGTCTATCGAAAAATACTCGATGTTTGCTGACTCGCCTGGTCATCGCACAGGAGAAAGATCGACAGTTCAGGGACGTTTTTCGGCAAGAAGGAATTACCTACTTGAGACAATTCAA GATGACGTCTGCTAAGTTCACCACTTGGGCCACACAGATTGCAGAAGTGTTCATTGGTGAAAGCTTTTTCGTCTATTGTACTCCATTCCGGATGGAAAATGGAATTAAAATAGACCCAACAGGATTTCTCTATGAACACTACCATTACACCAAGAAGAAGTTAAGGAAGAACCACCTACTTCAGCAGGTTGCTCCACAGCGAAACGCTCCAGTAGCTGCCCCTGAAGTCCCAGGTTAG